Part of the Paenibacillus kyungheensis genome, ACGTCTTCCTGAATTAATTAAAGAGCAGACTGATCCTTATTTTTTTGAACTAATGGGGCAATTGAATTGCCAAGATGAAATACTGTCAGAACAGGAAAAAGGTTTTATCAAAGAATATATTGAATTCACAGTGTATCGCAAAAATAAAAAGCAAGATCAATAATATAATGTATTCCAAAGTCCGTCGTTCAATGACGGGCTTTTTATATGAAGTAATTTGTACTATAGTTAACAAAGCGTAGTAGACAGTGTTCACTTTATTGCTTATTAAGTATGGGAAGTATAAGAAGGTTTACAAGTGACGTTCAGGATAGTATAATATGGAGGTTCGCTATAAGAACATGATATGTACGCGGTCGTGGTGGAATGGCAGACACGCTACCTTGAGGGGGTAGTGGGTGTATACCCGTGGAGGTTCGAGTCCTCTCGACCGCATTATAAGCTTTATCGAATACAAAGTTACATATTCCTCAACACAAAAAGCCTTTTAAACAGTAAGAGATATTTATATGTCTCTAGGTTTAGAAGGCTTTTTTGTATGAAATTTTAGGATGCTATAAAAAATTATGATGGTGTCGATGAAGAATCCGTATCATTTTTTAACAATTCAAGGATATCTGCTTGTATTTTGTCTGGAGTCGTTTGAGGTGAATATCGTTTGACAGGTTTGCCATTACGATCAATTAAGAATTTGGTAAAATTCCATTTAATTGCTTTGGAGCCTAGTATCCCGGGAGCTTCTTTGCTTAAATATTGAAAAAGTGGATGTGCAGAAGAACCTTTGACTTCTAGCTTTTCAAACATAGGAAAAGTAACTCCATAATTCAACTGACAAAATTCAGAAATTTCTTCGTTAGAACCAGGATCTTGTTGACCAAATTGATTACTTGGAAATCCTAAAATTTCGAAATCATGATCTTTAAACTCATCATATAAATCTTGAAGACCGGCAAATTGAGGAGTGAAGCCGCACTTACTCGCTGTATTGACGATTAACATAGGTTTTCCTTTGTAATTTTCTAACGGTACTTTTTCTCCACGAATATTATCAACAGCGTAATCATAGACACTCATACTAATACTCCACCACCTTTTTTGTTTGGTAACCTATTATAACATGATACAATTTAATTTCAAAAAATAGAGTTCATTGTGTGTCTTACGTTTCATTTTGCTAGAAATGCTTTACAAATATAGTGTTGGTCTAAAATAGCCTATTACAAGGAGCTGAAAAGAAATGGCAGTATATACAGCAAAAGTAACAGTCCACGGTGGACGTCAAGGTAAAGTGGAATCAACTACAGGTGGACTCGATGTAGACTTGGTTATGCCTAAAGAATTAGGTGGCGGCGGAGGTACAGGTACGAATCCGGAAGAATTATTTGCAGCAGGATACGGGGCTTGTTATCAAAGTGCATTAGCAAACGTAGCACGCCAAGCTAAAGTGGATGTAAAAGATACTACAATTGTAAATAACGTTATGCTTGATAAAGATACAGATGGTGGATTCAAATTATCCGTACGTATGGATATTAATATTCCTGGATTATCAAAAGAAGAAGCGACAGACATTGCTAAAAAAGCACATGAATTCTGTCCTTACTCCAAAGCAATTCGCGGAAATATTGATGTACAATTGAATATCGTCTAATTTCGATTGTATTTGTTTTAAATAAGTACAATAGATGAAAGAACCTGAATATTTTCAGGTTCTTTTTTATTTTATCTATACAATTTAGGCTGAAAATGATCATTATCTTAGAATGAAAAGATTAAAAATGATAGAGAAGGGTAAGTGTAGATAACAGAGTATTTTTAAAATAAATTTGTACAAGTAAAATGATCGAATCTATTGCTATGATTGCCTTTTTGACGATATTGTTGCTCCCCCGCAATCAAAATGAGTTGACAGGCAAAGCAAAATTCTTTAAGATGACATAGGTGAATTTCTATTGTTTTAGACCGAAATTTAAAGGATAATGGGTGATCATTAATGGCATATAGACCGAATATTACGGAATTACAAAAAGCTGGTATCAATGAAAAAGATGGTTTGTACGAATTTGTTTTGACACTTGCTGATGGAACACAATGCCGTGTGTTTTACAATCGTTTCCCAGAGTGGAAAATGACAAACATCAATCGTTTGTTAACAACACCTTGCCCAGTATGCCGTAAAGATTTTATTTGTAAATGTATGGATGCATTTGCAGGCGAAATCAATCAACAGATTCAAGATCGTCAATTGATTGATAAAGCACTTTCTTAATATGTAAATAGTTTTCATTAAATTGAAGACGCGGGGGTTTTGTACCCTTGCGTCTTTTTTCTATATTCTGTTATGAATTTATAAGGAGGAATACTATAATGGTAACTGCTAATGTACCTGCAACCAGTCAAGCACCAGTATCCAAACCAGGTGATCCAACAGATAAAACATCAACAGAAGTACAACAATTAATTCATGGAGATCATTCTATTGTCCTAGTAGATGGAGTGTGTCACTTTTGTCAGGGCTTAACCAAAATCATTATTGCTCGTGATCCTAAAGGAACATTCCATTTTGCTTCGATTCAATCAGAGATAGGACAAGAATTGCTCAAACGGGGTGGAATCCGCACCGATACGATGGATACTTTTGTATTGATCGAAAATGGTAAGTATTATACTCGTTCTACAGGAGCACTGCGTATTGCTCGCAAATTACGTTTTCCATGGCCGATGATGTTTGCATTAATGCTTGTACCGAAGCCATTCCGTGATGCCGTTTATAATTATGTAGCTCAAAACCGTTACCGTTGGTTTGGCAAATCAGATCAATGCATGTTACCTAGTCCAGAGATTCGTGGACGATTTATAGATTAATCTCTTTCTATACCAAAATGATATATATTAAAAAGCACCTTTGTCCTTATCGGATAGAGGTGCTTTTTGAATACTATTTTAAAGGTCAAAAGCTAGAGAATATTATTTTAATACCATTTTGGCAAGCATATCTTCATCTACTGAATAAATAGTATGGTTCACATAATCATTTGGTGCACTTAAAGCACTATTTTTGAATACATGCACAGTTGAAAGATTTGTTGGATACAAAATATACGTACGATCATCCAAATTAACAGCTAGATTGCCATCATTTGTTTTTTGTACCCATGTATAATCAGCAGAAGGTTCACCTTCTAATTCACGAGAAGCGATCACTTTGCTAGAAGACGTGTTATATAATTTCATCATTTGCTTATCATAAACCACGTATCCAGTGCCTGTAGATTGGGTGAGTGAACCACCTGGAATATTGCGTCCCCACATCAATTTACCTTTGGCATTAAATGCAAACATTTTATTTTTGGTACGATCGATATTCGTCCGAATTAAGACGGTGCTGTCTTTTAGAACAAACATCGAGTCACTGCCATCTCCATAAATATTGATATTAGCAGGGAACTGATAAGAATATAATTTGGTCAAAGCTAGACCGTATACATCGATCTTCGGATTAGGAACAGCTTCCCAACCATTTTGATTTTTGAGCAAGTTACTAGCAGTCACAATAATACGATCGCCTTCTGCTTTGAGCACAGTACCTTGAATATTTTTTGTGTTCAATAATGTCCCCATAGAATCGTAACGACTGATTGTCGATTTGACAACACCTTTTGTATTTACAGTTCCTTGAGAAGAGACTAATAAAGAACTATCTTTGAGCATTGTAATACTGCTTGCTTCTGTTAATGTTTTGACCCAGTTGAGTTTACCTGTTGAATTGATCGAGTGAAGTTTGTATGTTCCATCAGAATATGCGGCATACACATAAACTGTTCCATAACTTGAATAGATCATATCTGTATTTAATGTGTAAGGCCCCGCAGATTCATGTAGAGTGTACTGCCATTTCAGTTTCCCCGTTTTGATATCGAAAGCTTTGACTGTATCCAGATACCAGTTATTTTTCGTCTGACCGGTTGTATTAGGGATATCTTGCTGAGTATGTACATACACCAGATTTTTAGATGGAAGCGCGTGTACATCGGTTGCACGAGTCGCGATAGCATTATCCATCTTATCGGTGAACAGGGACGTTGAAGTCCACGAAGGATTCGTTAATGGCATAACGGTATCCGCTGCATACATAAATGAAGGTGAAGCCATACAGATTGCTCCTGTCAAAAGCAAAGCTGCCCATGGCTTAGTGTTAATAGGGCGTTGAAACATAAATTTTCCACCTCTCCTGATTGGCATAGACTGAGTTGATTACTCTGTATCCATTTAACCTTATCTTAATTAAATGCAACAGATGTAACTATAATGTAATATCTCTATATTAAAAACTTGTACTATACAAATGGTAAAGATCTATTATACCTATAAAATAGTTATTTAGACTACTGTATAGGTATATATACTTTACTAAATCATAGAGATACTAACTAAAAGTGAGACTATATATTCATATTATTCAATATTTTTTTGAATTTTTTAGTAAAATAGTATTGCAGACCTATAAAATGTATGATATTCTATCGTTAATTGGATAACACATGCAACGGAAGCACCGTTTAAGCATCGCACAATATATATTGTGTGGTATTTAAACGGTGCTTTTTTTGTTGCATTTTTTGAGGGGGAACGTCTATGGCTCCAGTACAAATTGTTCTGGGCGTTGAAGATAGCCAGTATATTGAATTGTTACTGCGCTATGTAAGAGACAGTGAATATGGATCTAAAGTAAGAATCAGAGCATTTTCGAATATAGCTACATTTCGCACCTACATGAATAGTGGGGAACATTCAGGGTTGGTAGCGGCAGAAGATTCTTTTCTTAAAAGCTGGTTAGATAGTGAAAATATTGAGAAACATCGGTGGGTCTGTCTAAATGAATACGGAGAAAAAACTCTTGAAGGTCCTTCGATTGCGAAATATCAGCCTTTACAAAGTTTGCTAGAACAATTATGTGCAATGACCAAGCCTGCAAGCACAGATGTAATACGGCGTGATAATCGTACTGTTGTGACGATGGTACATTCTGCTGTTCCAGGTAGTGGCAAAT contains:
- a CDS encoding glutathione peroxidase, with protein sequence MSVYDYAVDNIRGEKVPLENYKGKPMLIVNTASKCGFTPQFAGLQDLYDEFKDHDFEILGFPSNQFGQQDPGSNEEISEFCQLNYGVTFPMFEKLEVKGSSAHPLFQYLSKEAPGILGSKAIKWNFTKFLIDRNGKPVKRYSPQTTPDKIQADILELLKNDTDSSSTPS
- a CDS encoding organic hydroperoxide resistance protein, yielding MAVYTAKVTVHGGRQGKVESTTGGLDVDLVMPKELGGGGGTGTNPEELFAAGYGACYQSALANVARQAKVDVKDTTIVNNVMLDKDTDGGFKLSVRMDINIPGLSKEEATDIAKKAHEFCPYSKAIRGNIDVQLNIV
- a CDS encoding thiol-disulfide oxidoreductase DCC family protein; the protein is MVTANVPATSQAPVSKPGDPTDKTSTEVQQLIHGDHSIVLVDGVCHFCQGLTKIIIARDPKGTFHFASIQSEIGQELLKRGGIRTDTMDTFVLIENGKYYTRSTGALRIARKLRFPWPMMFALMLVPKPFRDAVYNYVAQNRYRWFGKSDQCMLPSPEIRGRFID
- a CDS encoding PQQ-binding-like beta-propeller repeat protein; translated protein: MFQRPINTKPWAALLLTGAICMASPSFMYAADTVMPLTNPSWTSTSLFTDKMDNAIATRATDVHALPSKNLVYVHTQQDIPNTTGQTKNNWYLDTVKAFDIKTGKLKWQYTLHESAGPYTLNTDMIYSSYGTVYVYAAYSDGTYKLHSINSTGKLNWVKTLTEASSITMLKDSSLLVSSQGTVNTKGVVKSTISRYDSMGTLLNTKNIQGTVLKAEGDRIIVTASNLLKNQNGWEAVPNPKIDVYGLALTKLYSYQFPANINIYGDGSDSMFVLKDSTVLIRTNIDRTKNKMFAFNAKGKLMWGRNIPGGSLTQSTGTGYVVYDKQMMKLYNTSSSKVIASRELEGEPSADYTWVQKTNDGNLAVNLDDRTYILYPTNLSTVHVFKNSALSAPNDYVNHTIYSVDEDMLAKMVLK